The following proteins are encoded in a genomic region of Dermatophagoides farinae isolate YC_2012a chromosome 8, ASM2471394v1, whole genome shotgun sequence:
- the LOC124495698 gene encoding uncharacterized protein LOC124495698 gives MIMTVLQLGFFFVLFASSPTLLKAFQLRDYDRTLLMVVKYCKQLTRMLINDVRMNPKTVKTFVLDRSIYNFLNWFILEHGRICVVTMKAWRGQFIKSFLIYFIISIPWNVLCVTTLILNETLTGSDEFFIYSLTIFHSSLTISLLEALAIQSNSLHRPAKHLIPIIQGINGKNSICMKTKYEDLYSRLICGPRYGPRLAMIGAITHLVIFNMIGMYIGCFIFVFSHIYFQLK, from the exons ATGATCATGACCGTATTACAATTGGGATTCTTTTTCGTATTGTTtgcatcatcaccaacattaTTAAAAGCATTTCAACTTCGAGATTATGATCGTACATTATTAATGGTGGTAAAATATTGTAAACAATTAACTAGAatgttgatcaatgatgTAAGAATGAATCCGAAAACAGTCAAAACATTTGTATTAGATCGATCGATATATAATTTTCTTAATTGGTTCATTTTGGAACATGGTCGTATATGTGTGGTTACAATGAAAGCATGGCGTGGTCAATTTATTAAAAGTTTtctaatttattttatcatcagtATACCATGGAATGTTCTTTGTGTTACAACATTGATTCTAAATGAAACATTAACAGGAtctgatgaatttttcatctattcgttgaccatttttcattcttcattGACCATATCATTATTGGAAGCATTAGCCATTCAAAGTAATTCATTACATCGACCAGCCAAACATTTAATACCAATTATACAGggaatcaatggaaaaaattctatttgtatgaaaacaaaatatgaaGATCTTTATTCACGACTTATTTGTGGTCCACGTTATGGTCCTCGATTGGCCATGATTGGTGCCATTACAcatttggtcatttttaAT ATGATTGGCATGTATATTGGATGTTTTATATTCGTATTTAGccatatttattttcaattaaaatga